The DNA window CGTTGATTCACGCTGAAGAAACTGTTTGATAGGGCGCATCATATGGCGGCTGAGTATCAACTGATACGGATCCATTTGCGGCAGGTCGGGCTGGCTGGATACTTGCCGATGTTCTTCAGGCTCGAGCGGACTGGACGCGTCCGGAGCACCACTTGGTGCCGCTGCGGCAGACCGGCTTGGCTGAGTGGCCGGTTGCTGAAGGGCATCTTTAGTAAGCTGTGGGCGTGGTGATCGGTCAGCGACAGCCTCGGAGGCTTCGGCCCGCCGTTCGGTGGTTTGCGTTTCTGGCTGTTGAGGTTCGGGCGGTTGTTGACGCGCCTGAGCGTTCGGTTCGCTTTGAGTAGTCAACACGGGTGCTACTGCTTCGGCAGGCGGCTCGACCGGACTTGCGGCGGGCAGATTTTCAGCGACGGTCTGCGCTAGGGGTTCGACTGGTGGGGTGGAGGCTGCGGTTGCCCGGGACGACTTTTGCGCGTCGGTATCAACACCCTGTTCGACCAGTTGTACCTGAACCGTACGCTCGGTGGGTTCTTCCTCGGGCGCACGCGCAAGCAACACCAAACCTGTAATGACGTGTATCAGCAATGCCAGGGCTGCGGCCAGAAGAAGCTGGGGCCGGGACTGGGCCCCGACAGTGTCGGCCGGGCCTCCCTGTCCCTGGTAGCTCATGGAAATATTACCCGGCTTTCCGGCGCAGGCTGCCCACCACAGAGTCCAGTGCGCGATCAATCAGTGCGCCTTGCTCAAGCACTGTCAGTCGCCCCCGACGCATATCATGGGCGAGATCGAGTCGCTTTTTCTCGACCACTTTGAGCCCCATCCGGTTTACGAAGACGTAGCTGTCAGCTTCTTCGATGATGGCCGAGAGCTTGCATCGGAAACGGGTGCCATTGACCAGGCTGAATTCAACCCAGGTTCCGGCGCCAATGCCCTCTACAGCGAGCATGTGCTCGGCCATGGCAGCATTCTCGAGCTCTTGCTCCCGCTCGACCGCTGTCTGTATGCCACTGGCGACGGGTGGCGGAGGCGCCATCGCAGGAGAGCTGTCTTCCGACGCTTCCTCCAGAGCCTGTCGCCGAAATGCTTCAGCCAATTCTCGCTTTAGGCCTAGCATCATCTCATCAAGACGGGCGGCGTTGTAAGAAACCTCTTCCAGTCCGGCCCTTAGTGTTTTCAGCAGAGAAGGCACCAACCGGACCCATTGCGCACGGTCGTCTTCGTGGGGCTGAGGCTTTAGACACCAGAGCAGGTCATCAACGACCCGTACTGTTTGCGTCCATCGGTGCTCGTTGTCGTCCCGCAGGTAAGCCAGGAACATAACCCGGCTCCAGCCATTCTGAAGTATGTTGCGGATGCTGTCGGGAAGCGCCCGCATACGCATCTTCTCGTTCAGAACACGGTCAACGGTCTCCTGGGCCTTCTGCGACTTTATGCGACCTCGCTCGGACTCTCGGGTTCGCTGCTCTACCAGGGTGGCCTTGCGGTTCTCCCGAGCCAGGAACCGGTCGAACTCTTCGTTAAGCGATTCAAAGATAGCGATATCGCCGTCGTACTCTTCCAGAATTCTTTGCACGATCGTGTGTATCTGTTCGTAAAGTTTGTCGCGGTTTTTTTCATTGCTGTCGCTCCAGCCAATCCCTGCCCGGGCTAGTGCATTGAGCAGGCGTCTCGCTGGATGCGTTGCTTTGCTGAAGAAACTGCGGTCTTTAATGACAACCTTCAGAATAGGAATCTGAAGGCGGCTGATCAGAACCTGAATGGGAGGCGAAAGGTTGTAGTCCTCCAGAATGAACTCAAACAGCATCGAAACCAGATTGATCAGATCTTCGTCGACTTCGTCTATCGCTGTGCGCTCGCCGTTGCTGCCTTTTTGCTCTGACAGTAACTCTCCCACGACCTGGCGTAGATCCAGGGCAACAGGTTGTCCCACCGTGAGGTCTGCGGTCGTCGGCTGGGCAGGTATTCGTGCGAGCAGAGAGAAGAGTTCGTTGTCGCTGATCAGTCTCGCGCCCGATCCGGCGGGGGCGCTCAGGCGGTGATCGCCGGTTCTGGCCAGCAACTGCCTGATAACGGCAAACGAACCTTCCTCCTCTTCGCCAGCAAATCCCGGCTCGCTGACGGCGTGACCCGTGTTGCCTGGGCTGGTTGCGGATGCGCCAGTTTTGCCCCGGTACTTGAAGTTGGGAACAATGCCGCTCTGAATCAGAATCCTGTTTGCCTCATCCAGGATCATTCCCAGATTGGCAATTACATAGCGATCAAACTGCTTGAGCACTATGAGGCGCTCACGAATCTGGATATCCAGATCGGCGATAGACTCAACAAGTGCGGCGCATAGATGCTCAGGGGAGAGCGGATTTACAGGTTCGGACTCGGGGCGGCCGTACAAGACCGAAAAGCGGACCTGTAACTGAAGCAGTGTGCCCTGGAAGTGCGCCTTGGCCTTGGAGACCATGGCGTTTATCGCGACTTCCTGCTCCAGCACGTCGTTATTCACCAGGGACAGGCTCTCTGCAGTGAGCGATTCTCCGGCTGGTGTGCGGGCTGAACTTGGGCTGGGCGGGGTGTCAAAGAGATTGAAAAGGGCTTCCTGAAAGCGCTTCTCCACCCCTTTACGTTTAATCCTGACCTCGCGCATCGCCTCAAAGAAGCGATTCTGCTCATTGTTGCTGCGGGCATTGTTGGCCAGTTCAAAAAGAGAGTCATCGACTGAGTCGAAGGTTCCCTGCAAGAGATCCGACAAGCCGGCGGTAACCACCTCCCTGATATTCTGAACTTCCTTCATAGCGGTACCGCGACGTCCAGAAGTGGCCTGGCCATGAAGGTAATGTATGCCGGACTGGTTAGTCATGACCAACTCCGCGTCTTTATACTGCAACTAGGCGTGAGCCGAATGATAACGGTTATTTTATTATGGATCTGTAATTAATTGTACGGGCTGGCCAGCCAAATAACAAAATTTAAGCGATTTTGATATGCCGAATTAATAAGCAGGCCTCAGTCCGGAGAGGTCAGCGTCTGGCTGGTCCGTGCCAGGAGCAAGGCGAGCCAGCGCTGAATCTTGCCAGGTTCTAGTTGGTGTAGACCGGGCCGATGCCCATGCTCCAGATAACAACAGTCATTGCCAGCAATGCCACAAACATGACCAGGCCAACGGTAAGTACTGAGGTGGCGAACATGAACCCGCGTTCGGCCGGTATGCTCATGAGGATCGGCAGCCCCTCGTAAAGCAGATAGACCGCATAGCTCATCGCGATCAGACCAAGCAGGACATTAAGCCAGACGGAAGGATAGGCGGCTGAAACGCCAGCCAGCAACAGTGGTGTTGCGGTGTAAGCTGCCAGTGTTACGCCGAAAGGCTTCCCTTGAGCGACGCCGTAGGTCGCGGCAAAAAAGTCGATAAAACGGCCGAGTATGTAAATGCTTGCAATAATCGCCCCATAGAAAAGGACGCAGAGCGATGCTGCACTGAAGGGTGTCAGTTTTATCAGTTGCCCGTCTCCAATTTGCCAGCCGACCTGGGTAGTACCGATATAACTGGCAATGGCGGGAATCAGTGCGAGTAGCAGGACATGGCCAAAATACAGGCGGGGCAGAGATTCGGAATCTTTTCGAATTTCCTGCCACTCCCTGTCCGGGTGCGTAAAAAGGCCGATGCTGTGGGCAAGGCTCATATGTTGGTTCTCCTGTTGTTATTGTTGAGCGAGTTTCAGATTTTGCGCTGCAGGCAGAGCTTGCAGTCCCTGTGTTACAGCTTAATTTACTCCCGTTCTTCTCTTGATCCAAGGCATCGGCCAGCGCTGCACCAGAGCCTTTACTCGGCCGCGGATCGGGTCCTTGCAGGGTCAATGGCCGTGAGCGGTTCTGTTGAGTCTTGGCCAGAATCCGCAAAACCTCAAGGAAAGTTTATTGCGGGT is part of the Hydrocarboniclastica marina genome and encodes:
- a CDS encoding Yip1 family protein; translated protein: MSLAHSIGLFTHPDREWQEIRKDSESLPRLYFGHVLLLALIPAIASYIGTTQVGWQIGDGQLIKLTPFSAASLCVLFYGAIIASIYILGRFIDFFAATYGVAQGKPFGVTLAAYTATPLLLAGVSAAYPSVWLNVLLGLIAMSYAVYLLYEGLPILMSIPAERGFMFATSVLTVGLVMFVALLAMTVVIWSMGIGPVYTN
- a CDS encoding DUF1631 domain-containing protein; its protein translation is MTNQSGIHYLHGQATSGRRGTAMKEVQNIREVVTAGLSDLLQGTFDSVDDSLFELANNARSNNEQNRFFEAMREVRIKRKGVEKRFQEALFNLFDTPPSPSSARTPAGESLTAESLSLVNNDVLEQEVAINAMVSKAKAHFQGTLLQLQVRFSVLYGRPESEPVNPLSPEHLCAALVESIADLDIQIRERLIVLKQFDRYVIANLGMILDEANRILIQSGIVPNFKYRGKTGASATSPGNTGHAVSEPGFAGEEEEGSFAVIRQLLARTGDHRLSAPAGSGARLISDNELFSLLARIPAQPTTADLTVGQPVALDLRQVVGELLSEQKGSNGERTAIDEVDEDLINLVSMLFEFILEDYNLSPPIQVLISRLQIPILKVVIKDRSFFSKATHPARRLLNALARAGIGWSDSNEKNRDKLYEQIHTIVQRILEEYDGDIAIFESLNEEFDRFLARENRKATLVEQRTRESERGRIKSQKAQETVDRVLNEKMRMRALPDSIRNILQNGWSRVMFLAYLRDDNEHRWTQTVRVVDDLLWCLKPQPHEDDRAQWVRLVPSLLKTLRAGLEEVSYNAARLDEMMLGLKRELAEAFRRQALEEASEDSSPAMAPPPPVASGIQTAVEREQELENAAMAEHMLAVEGIGAGTWVEFSLVNGTRFRCKLSAIIEEADSYVFVNRMGLKVVEKKRLDLAHDMRRGRLTVLEQGALIDRALDSVVGSLRRKAG
- a CDS encoding TonB family protein, translating into MLIHVITGLVLLARAPEEEPTERTVQVQLVEQGVDTDAQKSSRATAASTPPVEPLAQTVAENLPAASPVEPPAEAVAPVLTTQSEPNAQARQQPPEPQQPETQTTERRAEASEAVADRSPRPQLTKDALQQPATQPSRSAAAAPSGAPDASSPLEPEEHRQVSSQPDLPQMDPYQLILSRHMMRPIKQFLQRESTLKQFNQAVEAGTQPITIELKLLANGAVRRVQLKESSGSEFVDRIAVQSALAASPYPPPPEEERPNGFRFRLHLIMSPVYL